One Papaver somniferum cultivar HN1 chromosome 10, ASM357369v1, whole genome shotgun sequence genomic window carries:
- the LOC113317750 gene encoding putative disease resistance protein RGA3 isoform X2: MALEEIFVTGATGFMKKLVSVAAKKIGKAGAIDKDLRKLKDTLEMIAAVTSDAEKKQVKEKVVLLWLRRLQDVAYDVDDLLDEISYQAMRGKTKKLECSVDDLTEQLDRITVSLVDDSKIVGRKHDKSRIVKMLLMTNPPSASSSGNSSPHENVSVVSIVGMGGIGKTTLAQLVYKDNSVERSFMPRAWVCISDDFDVILILRNILESLTGTKCEMSNVDVLVRKVHEKIKGKKYLLVIDDLWNENAEDWEKLRSVLSVGAKGSKILVTTRKENVASIVRGTIPPYNLTTLSQQECWLIIKNRAFSPGGAVENLIMSNIGEEISRKCAGLPLAGNFLGNLMRLKRKESDWLAIRDDDVFNTPENPNKIILILKLSYNHLPSHLKKCFLYCCIFPKDWVFHRETLIRLWMAEGFIHPSNGENQNSLESIGNDYFYSLLSSSFFQDVKRDYYLGDIETFKMHDLVHDLALSVIGSHEGTTLSASEMENDVSQIRRVRLTMEGIPKIGCDVLKNARKLRTIFFQEEAFVFPCPLSNKRLRVIHRLGSSGSLKTLSSSFKFKHMRYLDLKCSNLEDVHAESIHQLYNLQTLNLFRSHNVQEFLKEGIGSLINLRHLDLSSSDIKLLPDSITALTHLQTLDIRECSHISSLPINIGELKNLSFLDISCTGISELPDSICLLHDLTKFNFDSSNIKTLPRNFGDLTQLRSLKLEFSSVIELPQSLTSNICKLEFVNFGCYCKFPNDIKNWVELRHLEYYGKRDNLIMPRGIENLTRLEVLEPYMVRKEYDLSIGTCSYHSSSSIQELENLNSLRRLSIELLENVRGGKIEAEKAKLKDKLIIQHLKLQWMNFEEEEEEVVINNSAMVLEGLQPHPNLEELHIVGFPGLQTPKWMGSSSCLPDLVELTFSYCKFCTNLVGLGQLPYLQILKLNGMHSVKCLGMEFYYQQQEEEEENKGFAIATRRTLFPSLAELSIEGLENLEEWLAPPPPAKSFPCLKKVEIKRCGNLTSIPDLQLCTSSLTELTIRDCEKLEKEQHQYLLRN; this comes from the exons ATGGCATTGGAAGAGATCTTTGTTACCGGTGCCACAGGGTTCATGAAAAAATTGGTCTCTGTTGctgccaaaaaaattggaaaggcTGGGGCAATAGATAAAGATCTACGAAAGCTTAAGGATACTCTGGAGATGATCGCAGCTGTAACATCTGATGCTGAAAAGAAGCAGGTGAAAGAAAAAGTCGTGCTCCTCTGGTTGAGAAGGCTCCAAGACGTTGCATACGACGTTGATGACCTTTTGGATGAAATTTCTTATCAAGCTATGCGTGGAAAAACGAAGAAG TTGGAATGTAGCGTTGATGATCTTACTGAGCAACTAGACCGAATAACAGTATCCTTGGTAGATGATTCTAAAATTGTCGGAAGAAAACATGATAAATCTCGCATAGTAAAGATGTTATTGATGACGAACCCTCCTTCGGCATCATCATCTGGTAACTCTAGTCCACATGAAAATGTTTCAGTCGTGTCAATAGTGGGTATGGGGGGGATTGGGAAAACGACCCTCGCTCAATTGGTATACAAAGACAACTCGGTTGAGAGAAGCTTTATGCCAAGAGCGTGGGTCTGTATTTCTGACGATTTTGATGTCATTCTAATTTTAAGAAATATTCTCGAGTCCTTAACTGGAacgaaatgtgaaatgtctaatgtcGATGTACTAGTAAGAAAAGTTCATGAAAAGATTAAAGGGAAGAAATACTTGCTGGTGATAGACGATCTCTGGAACGAGAATGCTGAAGACTGGGAAAAACTTAGGAGTGTATTAAGCGTGGGTGCTAAAGGGAGTAAAATACTAGTGACTACACGTAAAGAAAATGTTGCTTCTATTGTTAGGGGTACAATACCACCATACAATCTAACAACCTTATCCCAACAAGAATGCTGGTTAATTATCAAGAATAGAGCCTTTTCTCCTGGGGGAGCAGTCGAAAATCTAATTATGTCAAACATAGGAGAGGAGATATCAAGAAAATGTGCTGGTTTACCACTTGCAGGTAATTTTCTCGGGAATCTAATGCGCTTGAAAAGAAAGGAATCTGATTGGTTGGCGATCAGAGATGACGACGTTTTCAATACACCAGAAAATCCAAACAAGATTATTCTGATATTAAAATTGAGTTACAATCATTTACCATCCCATTTGAAAAAGTGTTTCTTATATTGTTGTATATTTCCCAAAGATTGGGTATTTCATAGAGAAACGTTAATTCGATTGTGGATGGCTGAAGGATTTATTCACCCAtctaatggagaaaatcaaaactcACTCGAAAGTATTGGTAATGATTACTTCTACAGTTTGTTATCTAGCTCTTTCTTTCAAGATGTAAAAAGGGACTACTACTTAGGCGACATTGAAACCTTTAAAATGCATGATTTAGTTCATGATCTTGCGTTAAGTGTCATTGGCAGTCATGAAGGTACCACTCTGAGTGCAAGTGAAATGGAAAATGATGTGTCTCAAATTCGTCGGGTACGGTTAACAATGGAAGGAATACCCAAAATTGGTTGTGATGTATTAAAAAATGcaagaaaattgaggacaatatttTTCCAAGAAGAAGCTTTTGTTTTTCCATGTCCACTGAGTAACAAGCGTCTTCGTGTAATACATCGTCTTGGTAGTTCTGGAAGTCTGAAAACTCTATCTTCTAGTTTCAAGTTTAAACACATGAGGTACCTTGATCTCAAGTGTTCAAATCTTGAAGATGTTCATGCTGAGTCCATTCATCAACTCTACAATCTGCAAACTCTCAATCTTTTTCGATCCCATAATGTTCAAGAGTTTCTCAAAGAAGGAATTGGTTCTTTGATTAATTTGCGACATCTAGATTTATCTTCCTCAGACATCAAGCTTCTACCCGATTCTATCACGGCGCTCACCCATTTGCAGACTTTAGATATCCGTGAGTGCAGTCATATTAGTTCCTTACCCATAAATATTGGGGAGCTCAAAAATCTATCATTCCTTGATATTTCATGTACAGGTATCTCAGAGTTACCCGATTCAATTTGTCTCCTCCATGATTTAACAAAGTTCAACTTCGACTCGTCGAACATAAAAACACTACCTCGTAACTTTGGAGATTTGACGCAACTAAGGTCACTTAAGTTGGAATTTTCTTCAGTAATAGAATTGCCTCAGTCTTTGACTAGCAACATCTGTAAGttagagtttgtgaactttggATGTTACTGTAAATTTCCCAATGACATTAAGAATTGGGTGGAATTGAGACATCTGGAGTACTATGGAAAGAGGGATAATCTAATAATGCCTAGAGGTATTGAAAATCTAACTCGCCTCGAAGTATTAGAGCCTtacatggtgaggaaagaatatGATCTCTCCATCGGTACCTGCAGTTATCATTCAAGTTCTTCTATCCAAGAATTAGAAAATCTAAACTCCCTTCGGAGGTTATCCATTGAACTTCTAGAGAATGTGAGAGGTGGTAAAATTGAGGCAGAGAAGGCAAAGTTAAAAGACAAGCTAATCATTCAGCATCTGAAACTACAATGGATGaatttcgaagaagaagaagaagaagtggttaTTAATAATTCTGCTATGGTGCTGGAAGGTCTCCAACCTCACCCTAATTTGGAGGAATTGCATATCGTTGGTTTTCCTGGTTTACAGACTCCAAAGTGGATGGGATCATCTTCTTGTCTTCCTGATCTAGTGGAATTAACGTTTTCCTACTGCAAGTTTTGTACAAACTTAGTGGGGCTGGGTCAACTCCCTTATCTTCAGATTCTTAAGTTAAATGGAATGCATTCAGTCAAGTGTTTAGGTATGGAGTTTTATTatcagcaacaagaagaagaagaagaaaacaaaggttTTGCAATAGCTACTAGAAGAACATTATTCCCTTCCTTGGCTGAGTTGAGCATCGAGGGGCTGGAGAATCTAGAAGAATGGTTGGCACCTCCGCCACCTGCTAAATCCTTCCCTTGCCTCAAGAAAGTAGAGATCAAACGTTGCGGTAATTTGACATCTATACCAGATCTACAATTATGTACTTCGTCTCTCACAGAATTAACGATAAGGGATTGCGAAAAATTGGAAAAGGAACAACACCAATATCTCTTACGGAATTAA
- the LOC113317750 gene encoding putative disease resistance protein RGA3 isoform X1 translates to MALEEIFVTGATGFMKKLVSVAAKKIGKAGAIDKDLRKLKDTLEMIAAVTSDAEKKQVKEKVVLLWLRRLQDVAYDVDDLLDEISYQAMRGKTKKVTVQSKVKFGLEIAERIETINHELDRIAKDNAMFQLECSVDDLTEQLDRITVSLVDDSKIVGRKHDKSRIVKMLLMTNPPSASSSGNSSPHENVSVVSIVGMGGIGKTTLAQLVYKDNSVERSFMPRAWVCISDDFDVILILRNILESLTGTKCEMSNVDVLVRKVHEKIKGKKYLLVIDDLWNENAEDWEKLRSVLSVGAKGSKILVTTRKENVASIVRGTIPPYNLTTLSQQECWLIIKNRAFSPGGAVENLIMSNIGEEISRKCAGLPLAGNFLGNLMRLKRKESDWLAIRDDDVFNTPENPNKIILILKLSYNHLPSHLKKCFLYCCIFPKDWVFHRETLIRLWMAEGFIHPSNGENQNSLESIGNDYFYSLLSSSFFQDVKRDYYLGDIETFKMHDLVHDLALSVIGSHEGTTLSASEMENDVSQIRRVRLTMEGIPKIGCDVLKNARKLRTIFFQEEAFVFPCPLSNKRLRVIHRLGSSGSLKTLSSSFKFKHMRYLDLKCSNLEDVHAESIHQLYNLQTLNLFRSHNVQEFLKEGIGSLINLRHLDLSSSDIKLLPDSITALTHLQTLDIRECSHISSLPINIGELKNLSFLDISCTGISELPDSICLLHDLTKFNFDSSNIKTLPRNFGDLTQLRSLKLEFSSVIELPQSLTSNICKLEFVNFGCYCKFPNDIKNWVELRHLEYYGKRDNLIMPRGIENLTRLEVLEPYMVRKEYDLSIGTCSYHSSSSIQELENLNSLRRLSIELLENVRGGKIEAEKAKLKDKLIIQHLKLQWMNFEEEEEEVVINNSAMVLEGLQPHPNLEELHIVGFPGLQTPKWMGSSSCLPDLVELTFSYCKFCTNLVGLGQLPYLQILKLNGMHSVKCLGMEFYYQQQEEEEENKGFAIATRRTLFPSLAELSIEGLENLEEWLAPPPPAKSFPCLKKVEIKRCGNLTSIPDLQLCTSSLTELTIRDCEKLEKEQHQYLLRN, encoded by the coding sequence ATGGCATTGGAAGAGATCTTTGTTACCGGTGCCACAGGGTTCATGAAAAAATTGGTCTCTGTTGctgccaaaaaaattggaaaggcTGGGGCAATAGATAAAGATCTACGAAAGCTTAAGGATACTCTGGAGATGATCGCAGCTGTAACATCTGATGCTGAAAAGAAGCAGGTGAAAGAAAAAGTCGTGCTCCTCTGGTTGAGAAGGCTCCAAGACGTTGCATACGACGTTGATGACCTTTTGGATGAAATTTCTTATCAAGCTATGCGTGGAAAAACGAAGAAGGTAACAGTCCAATCTAAAGTTAAATTTGGTTTGGAAATAGCAGAAAGAATTGAAACTATTAATCATGAATTAGATCGAATTGCTAAGGACAACGCTATGTTTCAGTTGGAATGTAGCGTTGATGATCTTACTGAGCAACTAGACCGAATAACAGTATCCTTGGTAGATGATTCTAAAATTGTCGGAAGAAAACATGATAAATCTCGCATAGTAAAGATGTTATTGATGACGAACCCTCCTTCGGCATCATCATCTGGTAACTCTAGTCCACATGAAAATGTTTCAGTCGTGTCAATAGTGGGTATGGGGGGGATTGGGAAAACGACCCTCGCTCAATTGGTATACAAAGACAACTCGGTTGAGAGAAGCTTTATGCCAAGAGCGTGGGTCTGTATTTCTGACGATTTTGATGTCATTCTAATTTTAAGAAATATTCTCGAGTCCTTAACTGGAacgaaatgtgaaatgtctaatgtcGATGTACTAGTAAGAAAAGTTCATGAAAAGATTAAAGGGAAGAAATACTTGCTGGTGATAGACGATCTCTGGAACGAGAATGCTGAAGACTGGGAAAAACTTAGGAGTGTATTAAGCGTGGGTGCTAAAGGGAGTAAAATACTAGTGACTACACGTAAAGAAAATGTTGCTTCTATTGTTAGGGGTACAATACCACCATACAATCTAACAACCTTATCCCAACAAGAATGCTGGTTAATTATCAAGAATAGAGCCTTTTCTCCTGGGGGAGCAGTCGAAAATCTAATTATGTCAAACATAGGAGAGGAGATATCAAGAAAATGTGCTGGTTTACCACTTGCAGGTAATTTTCTCGGGAATCTAATGCGCTTGAAAAGAAAGGAATCTGATTGGTTGGCGATCAGAGATGACGACGTTTTCAATACACCAGAAAATCCAAACAAGATTATTCTGATATTAAAATTGAGTTACAATCATTTACCATCCCATTTGAAAAAGTGTTTCTTATATTGTTGTATATTTCCCAAAGATTGGGTATTTCATAGAGAAACGTTAATTCGATTGTGGATGGCTGAAGGATTTATTCACCCAtctaatggagaaaatcaaaactcACTCGAAAGTATTGGTAATGATTACTTCTACAGTTTGTTATCTAGCTCTTTCTTTCAAGATGTAAAAAGGGACTACTACTTAGGCGACATTGAAACCTTTAAAATGCATGATTTAGTTCATGATCTTGCGTTAAGTGTCATTGGCAGTCATGAAGGTACCACTCTGAGTGCAAGTGAAATGGAAAATGATGTGTCTCAAATTCGTCGGGTACGGTTAACAATGGAAGGAATACCCAAAATTGGTTGTGATGTATTAAAAAATGcaagaaaattgaggacaatatttTTCCAAGAAGAAGCTTTTGTTTTTCCATGTCCACTGAGTAACAAGCGTCTTCGTGTAATACATCGTCTTGGTAGTTCTGGAAGTCTGAAAACTCTATCTTCTAGTTTCAAGTTTAAACACATGAGGTACCTTGATCTCAAGTGTTCAAATCTTGAAGATGTTCATGCTGAGTCCATTCATCAACTCTACAATCTGCAAACTCTCAATCTTTTTCGATCCCATAATGTTCAAGAGTTTCTCAAAGAAGGAATTGGTTCTTTGATTAATTTGCGACATCTAGATTTATCTTCCTCAGACATCAAGCTTCTACCCGATTCTATCACGGCGCTCACCCATTTGCAGACTTTAGATATCCGTGAGTGCAGTCATATTAGTTCCTTACCCATAAATATTGGGGAGCTCAAAAATCTATCATTCCTTGATATTTCATGTACAGGTATCTCAGAGTTACCCGATTCAATTTGTCTCCTCCATGATTTAACAAAGTTCAACTTCGACTCGTCGAACATAAAAACACTACCTCGTAACTTTGGAGATTTGACGCAACTAAGGTCACTTAAGTTGGAATTTTCTTCAGTAATAGAATTGCCTCAGTCTTTGACTAGCAACATCTGTAAGttagagtttgtgaactttggATGTTACTGTAAATTTCCCAATGACATTAAGAATTGGGTGGAATTGAGACATCTGGAGTACTATGGAAAGAGGGATAATCTAATAATGCCTAGAGGTATTGAAAATCTAACTCGCCTCGAAGTATTAGAGCCTtacatggtgaggaaagaatatGATCTCTCCATCGGTACCTGCAGTTATCATTCAAGTTCTTCTATCCAAGAATTAGAAAATCTAAACTCCCTTCGGAGGTTATCCATTGAACTTCTAGAGAATGTGAGAGGTGGTAAAATTGAGGCAGAGAAGGCAAAGTTAAAAGACAAGCTAATCATTCAGCATCTGAAACTACAATGGATGaatttcgaagaagaagaagaagaagtggttaTTAATAATTCTGCTATGGTGCTGGAAGGTCTCCAACCTCACCCTAATTTGGAGGAATTGCATATCGTTGGTTTTCCTGGTTTACAGACTCCAAAGTGGATGGGATCATCTTCTTGTCTTCCTGATCTAGTGGAATTAACGTTTTCCTACTGCAAGTTTTGTACAAACTTAGTGGGGCTGGGTCAACTCCCTTATCTTCAGATTCTTAAGTTAAATGGAATGCATTCAGTCAAGTGTTTAGGTATGGAGTTTTATTatcagcaacaagaagaagaagaagaaaacaaaggttTTGCAATAGCTACTAGAAGAACATTATTCCCTTCCTTGGCTGAGTTGAGCATCGAGGGGCTGGAGAATCTAGAAGAATGGTTGGCACCTCCGCCACCTGCTAAATCCTTCCCTTGCCTCAAGAAAGTAGAGATCAAACGTTGCGGTAATTTGACATCTATACCAGATCTACAATTATGTACTTCGTCTCTCACAGAATTAACGATAAGGGATTGCGAAAAATTGGAAAAGGAACAACACCAATATCTCTTACGGAATTAA